The DNA window AGTTGAAGCGGTTAGGGTTTGCGTAACCGGACCCTTTGAACTATACTACAGAGAGTTCGGAACTAAAATTTACGATGACGTTCTGGAAGCTTTTGGAAAATCCGTTGCGAGGTTCGTTGAGAAAGCCTGTGAGTGGGATGCCGTTAAATGCGTTAGCTTGGACGAGCCGAGCCTTGGAACTAATCCGGAGCTTCAGCCAAGTCTTGATCAGATTCAGATTGCCTACGAGAAGATTAAAGCAAATGTTGACGTTCAAATTCATCTTCACTCTCCGGTCTTCTACAGAGAAGTCCTCGAAGTTGAGAACATTAACGTCATAGGGATAGAAGCTGCGAGAGATGAAAAAGCCATGGATTTCGTTGATGTTGAAGAGATAGAAAGTTACGATAAATTCCTCAGAGTTGGTGTTGCGAGAAGCGATTTCGACGCGATGATTGCAGAATACAACGCTAAAACCGGAGAGAACGTCTGGGGAGATGTTGAAAAAATGGAGAGAGCTCTGGATGAAATAGAAAGCGTCGAGAAGATAAGGGGAAGGCTGAAAAAGGCTGTAGAAAAGTTCGGAGAAAGGTTGAAGTACGTTGGAGCAGATTGCGGGCTTATGAGCTTTTACTCACAAGAGCTTGCTTTCAAACACCTGAGAAAAATAAAGGAAGCTAAGGAGGGATTGAAATAGACTATCTAAGTTTCTTTTTCACGGCTTTAACGACTCTATTCGTCATAGTCGATCCCCCCGGAAACATCCCGATGTTCATAGCTTTAACAGAAAAACTCGATAAAGATTTGGTGGACAGAATTTCGAAGAAGGCTGTAACGATAGCCTCGTCGATCCTCATAATTTTCGTTTTTGGCGGTTACGCAGTCATGGAATTCTTCAGAATATCGATAGAATCGTTGAAAGTGGCTGGAGGGCTTTTGCTGT is part of the Ferroglobus placidus DSM 10642 genome and encodes:
- a CDS encoding methionine synthase, producing MIFDDIGSFPLPEGISKDWVEKNYLSKEYAEMVKRAFIMKQKAGVELPNYPQFRDMNEMFLEIIRDEKKQEEPFVVKKDEAVIVELEVLKEMKVEAVRVCVTGPFELYYREFGTKIYDDVLEAFGKSVARFVEKACEWDAVKCVSLDEPSLGTNPELQPSLDQIQIAYEKIKANVDVQIHLHSPVFYREVLEVENINVIGIEAARDEKAMDFVDVEEIESYDKFLRVGVARSDFDAMIAEYNAKTGENVWGDVEKMERALDEIESVEKIRGRLKKAVEKFGERLKYVGADCGLMSFYSQELAFKHLRKIKEAKEGLK